In Papio anubis isolate 15944 chromosome 20, Panubis1.0, whole genome shotgun sequence, a single window of DNA contains:
- the ZNF567 gene encoding zinc finger protein 567 isoform X2: MAQGSVSFNDVTVDFTQEEWQHLDHAQKTLYMDVMLENYCHLISVGCHMTKPDVILKLERGEEPWTSFSGHTCLEENWKAEDFLVKFKEHQEKYSRSVVSINHKKLVKEKSKIYEKTFTLGKSPVNSKNLPPEYDTHGRILKNVSELIISNLNPARKRLSEYNGYGKSLLSTKQETTHPEVKSHNQSDRAFSHNEVLMQYQKTETPAQSFGYNDCEKSFLKRGGLMTHNRPYRGENPSVYNKKRRATNIEKKHTCSECGKSFCRKSVLILHQGIHSEEKPYQCHQCGNAFRRKSYLIDHQRTHTGEKPFVCNECGKSFRLKTALTDHQRTHTGEKSYECLQCRNAFRLKSHLIRHQRTHTGEKPYECNDCGKSFRQKTTLSLHQRIHTGEKPYICKECGKSFHQKANLTVHQRTHTGEKPYICNECGKSFSQKTTLALHEKTHNEEKPYICSECGKSFRQKTTLVAHQRTHTGEKSYECPHCGKAFRMKSYLIDHHRTHTGEKPYECNECGKSFSQKTNLNLHQRIHTGEKPYICNECGKSFRQKATLTVHQKIHTGQKSYECPQCGKAFSRKSYLIHHQRTHTGEKPYKCSECGKCFRQKTNLIVHQRTHTGEKPYVCNECGKSFSYKRNLIVHQRTHKGENIEMQ, translated from the exons ATGGCGCAG GGATCAGTGTCATTCAATGATGTGACTGTGGACTTCACTCAGGAGGAGTGGCAGCACCTGGATCATGCTCAGAAGACTCTATATATGGATGTGATGTTGGAAAACTATTGCCACCTCATCTCTGTGG GGTGTCACATGACCAAACCTGATGTGATCCTCAAGTTAGAACGAGGAGAAGAGCCATGGACATCATTTTCAGGTCATACCTGCTTGG aagaaaactgGAAAGCTGAAGACTTTTTAGTAAAATTCAAGGAACACCAAGAGAAGTATTCTAGATCAGTTGTAAGCATCAACCACAAAAAACTCGTgaaggagaaaagtaaaatatatgaaaagacattTACTCTAGGCAAAAGCCCTGTTAATTCAAAAAATCTACCTCCTGAATATGATACTCATGGAaggattttgaaaaatgtttcagaattaaTCATCAGTAATCTAAATCCTGCAAGAAAGAGACTTAGTGAGTATAATGGATATGGGAAATCACTCCTGAGTACTAAACAAGAGACTACTCATCCTGAAGTCAAATCCCATAATCAAAGTGACAGGGCTTTCAGTCATAATGAAGTTCTTATGCAgtatcagaaaacagaaactccAGCACAGTCATTTGGATATAATGACTGTGAAAAATCATTCCTTAAAAGGGGAGGCCTGATGACACATAATAGAccttacagaggagaaaacccatctgtatataataaaaagagaagagcaaCCAATATTGAAAAAAAACATACATGCAGTGAATGTGGTAAATCCTTCTGCAGGAAATCAGTATTGATTCTGCATCAGGGAATTCACTCAGAAGAAAAACCCTATCAATGTCATCAATGTGGAAATGCATTTAGAAGGAAATCATATCTCATTGATCATCAGAGGACTCACACAGGTGAGAAACCCTTTGTTTGCAATGAATGTGGTAAGTCCTTCCGCCTAAAGACAGCcctcactgatcatcagagaacaCACACAGGGGAGAAATCATATGAATGTCTGCAATGTAGGAATGCCTTCAGATTGAAGTCACACCTCATTCGTCATCAGAGAACTCACACGGGAGAGAAACCATATGAGTGTAATGACTGTGGGAAGTCCTTCCGCCAGAAGACCACACTCTCTctacatcagagaattcatacaggTGAGAAACCCTATATttgtaaagaatgtgggaagtCCTTTCACCAGAAGGCAAATCTTACTGTACACCAGAGAACTCATACAGGGGAAAAGCCCTACATttgtaatgaatgtgggaaatcctTCTCCCAGAAGACAACCCTTGCTCTTCATGAGAAAACCCATAATGAGGAGAAACCCTATATTTGTAGTGAATGTGGAAAGTCCTTCCGCCAGAAGACAACCCTTGTGGCACATCAGAGAACACATACAGGGGAGAAATCTTACGAATGTCCTCACTGTGGGAAGGCCTTTAGAATGAAGTCATACCTCATTGATCATCACCGaactcacacaggagagaaaccatatgaatgtaatgaatgtggtaAATCATTCAGTCAAAAGACAAATCTCAATctacatcagagaattcatacggGAGAGAAACCCTATATTTGTAATGAATGTGGGAAGTCCTTTCGCCAGAAAGCAACCCTCACTGTACATCAGAAAATACATACAGGCCAGAAATCCTATGAATGTCCtcagtgtgggaaagcctttagcAGGAAGTCATATCTCATTCATCATCAAAGAACTCATACGGGAGAGAAACCATATAAATGTAGTGAATGTGGAAAGTGCTTCCGCCAGAAGACAAATCTTATTGTacatcagagaactcacacaggTGAGAAACCCTATGTTTGTAATGAATGTGGTAAGTCTTTCAGTTATAAGAGAAACCTCATTGTCCATCAAAGAACTCACAAGGGAGAAAACATTGAAATGCAATAA
- the ZNF567 gene encoding zinc finger protein 567 isoform X4 encodes MDVMLENYCHLISVGCHMTKPDVILKLERGEEPWTSFSGHTCLEENWKAEDFLVKFKEHQEKYSRSVVSINHKKLVKEKSKIYEKTFTLGKSPVNSKNLPPEYDTHGRILKNVSELIISNLNPARKRLSEYNGYGKSLLSTKQETTHPEVKSHNQSDRAFSHNEVLMQYQKTETPAQSFGYNDCEKSFLKRGGLMTHNRPYRGENPSVYNKKRRATNIEKKHTCSECGKSFCRKSVLILHQGIHSEEKPYQCHQCGNAFRRKSYLIDHQRTHTGEKPFVCNECGKSFRLKTALTDHQRTHTGEKSYECLQCRNAFRLKSHLIRHQRTHTGEKPYECNDCGKSFRQKTTLSLHQRIHTGEKPYICKECGKSFHQKANLTVHQRTHTGEKPYICNECGKSFSQKTTLALHEKTHNEEKPYICSECGKSFRQKTTLVAHQRTHTGEKSYECPHCGKAFRMKSYLIDHHRTHTGEKPYECNECGKSFSQKTNLNLHQRIHTGEKPYICNECGKSFRQKATLTVHQKIHTGQKSYECPQCGKAFSRKSYLIHHQRTHTGEKPYKCSECGKCFRQKTNLIVHQRTHTGEKPYVCNECGKSFSYKRNLIVHQRTHKGENIEMQ; translated from the exons ATGGATGTGATGTTGGAAAACTATTGCCACCTCATCTCTGTGG GGTGTCACATGACCAAACCTGATGTGATCCTCAAGTTAGAACGAGGAGAAGAGCCATGGACATCATTTTCAGGTCATACCTGCTTGG aagaaaactgGAAAGCTGAAGACTTTTTAGTAAAATTCAAGGAACACCAAGAGAAGTATTCTAGATCAGTTGTAAGCATCAACCACAAAAAACTCGTgaaggagaaaagtaaaatatatgaaaagacattTACTCTAGGCAAAAGCCCTGTTAATTCAAAAAATCTACCTCCTGAATATGATACTCATGGAaggattttgaaaaatgtttcagaattaaTCATCAGTAATCTAAATCCTGCAAGAAAGAGACTTAGTGAGTATAATGGATATGGGAAATCACTCCTGAGTACTAAACAAGAGACTACTCATCCTGAAGTCAAATCCCATAATCAAAGTGACAGGGCTTTCAGTCATAATGAAGTTCTTATGCAgtatcagaaaacagaaactccAGCACAGTCATTTGGATATAATGACTGTGAAAAATCATTCCTTAAAAGGGGAGGCCTGATGACACATAATAGAccttacagaggagaaaacccatctgtatataataaaaagagaagagcaaCCAATATTGAAAAAAAACATACATGCAGTGAATGTGGTAAATCCTTCTGCAGGAAATCAGTATTGATTCTGCATCAGGGAATTCACTCAGAAGAAAAACCCTATCAATGTCATCAATGTGGAAATGCATTTAGAAGGAAATCATATCTCATTGATCATCAGAGGACTCACACAGGTGAGAAACCCTTTGTTTGCAATGAATGTGGTAAGTCCTTCCGCCTAAAGACAGCcctcactgatcatcagagaacaCACACAGGGGAGAAATCATATGAATGTCTGCAATGTAGGAATGCCTTCAGATTGAAGTCACACCTCATTCGTCATCAGAGAACTCACACGGGAGAGAAACCATATGAGTGTAATGACTGTGGGAAGTCCTTCCGCCAGAAGACCACACTCTCTctacatcagagaattcatacaggTGAGAAACCCTATATttgtaaagaatgtgggaagtCCTTTCACCAGAAGGCAAATCTTACTGTACACCAGAGAACTCATACAGGGGAAAAGCCCTACATttgtaatgaatgtgggaaatcctTCTCCCAGAAGACAACCCTTGCTCTTCATGAGAAAACCCATAATGAGGAGAAACCCTATATTTGTAGTGAATGTGGAAAGTCCTTCCGCCAGAAGACAACCCTTGTGGCACATCAGAGAACACATACAGGGGAGAAATCTTACGAATGTCCTCACTGTGGGAAGGCCTTTAGAATGAAGTCATACCTCATTGATCATCACCGaactcacacaggagagaaaccatatgaatgtaatgaatgtggtaAATCATTCAGTCAAAAGACAAATCTCAATctacatcagagaattcatacggGAGAGAAACCCTATATTTGTAATGAATGTGGGAAGTCCTTTCGCCAGAAAGCAACCCTCACTGTACATCAGAAAATACATACAGGCCAGAAATCCTATGAATGTCCtcagtgtgggaaagcctttagcAGGAAGTCATATCTCATTCATCATCAAAGAACTCATACGGGAGAGAAACCATATAAATGTAGTGAATGTGGAAAGTGCTTCCGCCAGAAGACAAATCTTATTGTacatcagagaactcacacaggTGAGAAACCCTATGTTTGTAATGAATGTGGTAAGTCTTTCAGTTATAAGAGAAACCTCATTGTCCATCAAAGAACTCACAAGGGAGAAAACATTGAAATGCAATAA
- the ZNF567 gene encoding zinc finger protein 567 isoform X1 — MGSSPNAKGSVSFNDVTVDFTQEEWQHLDHAQKTLYMDVMLENYCHLISVGCHMTKPDVILKLERGEEPWTSFSGHTCLEENWKAEDFLVKFKEHQEKYSRSVVSINHKKLVKEKSKIYEKTFTLGKSPVNSKNLPPEYDTHGRILKNVSELIISNLNPARKRLSEYNGYGKSLLSTKQETTHPEVKSHNQSDRAFSHNEVLMQYQKTETPAQSFGYNDCEKSFLKRGGLMTHNRPYRGENPSVYNKKRRATNIEKKHTCSECGKSFCRKSVLILHQGIHSEEKPYQCHQCGNAFRRKSYLIDHQRTHTGEKPFVCNECGKSFRLKTALTDHQRTHTGEKSYECLQCRNAFRLKSHLIRHQRTHTGEKPYECNDCGKSFRQKTTLSLHQRIHTGEKPYICKECGKSFHQKANLTVHQRTHTGEKPYICNECGKSFSQKTTLALHEKTHNEEKPYICSECGKSFRQKTTLVAHQRTHTGEKSYECPHCGKAFRMKSYLIDHHRTHTGEKPYECNECGKSFSQKTNLNLHQRIHTGEKPYICNECGKSFRQKATLTVHQKIHTGQKSYECPQCGKAFSRKSYLIHHQRTHTGEKPYKCSECGKCFRQKTNLIVHQRTHTGEKPYVCNECGKSFSYKRNLIVHQRTHKGENIEMQ; from the exons ATGGGGTCTTCACCTAATGCTAAG GGATCAGTGTCATTCAATGATGTGACTGTGGACTTCACTCAGGAGGAGTGGCAGCACCTGGATCATGCTCAGAAGACTCTATATATGGATGTGATGTTGGAAAACTATTGCCACCTCATCTCTGTGG GGTGTCACATGACCAAACCTGATGTGATCCTCAAGTTAGAACGAGGAGAAGAGCCATGGACATCATTTTCAGGTCATACCTGCTTGG aagaaaactgGAAAGCTGAAGACTTTTTAGTAAAATTCAAGGAACACCAAGAGAAGTATTCTAGATCAGTTGTAAGCATCAACCACAAAAAACTCGTgaaggagaaaagtaaaatatatgaaaagacattTACTCTAGGCAAAAGCCCTGTTAATTCAAAAAATCTACCTCCTGAATATGATACTCATGGAaggattttgaaaaatgtttcagaattaaTCATCAGTAATCTAAATCCTGCAAGAAAGAGACTTAGTGAGTATAATGGATATGGGAAATCACTCCTGAGTACTAAACAAGAGACTACTCATCCTGAAGTCAAATCCCATAATCAAAGTGACAGGGCTTTCAGTCATAATGAAGTTCTTATGCAgtatcagaaaacagaaactccAGCACAGTCATTTGGATATAATGACTGTGAAAAATCATTCCTTAAAAGGGGAGGCCTGATGACACATAATAGAccttacagaggagaaaacccatctgtatataataaaaagagaagagcaaCCAATATTGAAAAAAAACATACATGCAGTGAATGTGGTAAATCCTTCTGCAGGAAATCAGTATTGATTCTGCATCAGGGAATTCACTCAGAAGAAAAACCCTATCAATGTCATCAATGTGGAAATGCATTTAGAAGGAAATCATATCTCATTGATCATCAGAGGACTCACACAGGTGAGAAACCCTTTGTTTGCAATGAATGTGGTAAGTCCTTCCGCCTAAAGACAGCcctcactgatcatcagagaacaCACACAGGGGAGAAATCATATGAATGTCTGCAATGTAGGAATGCCTTCAGATTGAAGTCACACCTCATTCGTCATCAGAGAACTCACACGGGAGAGAAACCATATGAGTGTAATGACTGTGGGAAGTCCTTCCGCCAGAAGACCACACTCTCTctacatcagagaattcatacaggTGAGAAACCCTATATttgtaaagaatgtgggaagtCCTTTCACCAGAAGGCAAATCTTACTGTACACCAGAGAACTCATACAGGGGAAAAGCCCTACATttgtaatgaatgtgggaaatcctTCTCCCAGAAGACAACCCTTGCTCTTCATGAGAAAACCCATAATGAGGAGAAACCCTATATTTGTAGTGAATGTGGAAAGTCCTTCCGCCAGAAGACAACCCTTGTGGCACATCAGAGAACACATACAGGGGAGAAATCTTACGAATGTCCTCACTGTGGGAAGGCCTTTAGAATGAAGTCATACCTCATTGATCATCACCGaactcacacaggagagaaaccatatgaatgtaatgaatgtggtaAATCATTCAGTCAAAAGACAAATCTCAATctacatcagagaattcatacggGAGAGAAACCCTATATTTGTAATGAATGTGGGAAGTCCTTTCGCCAGAAAGCAACCCTCACTGTACATCAGAAAATACATACAGGCCAGAAATCCTATGAATGTCCtcagtgtgggaaagcctttagcAGGAAGTCATATCTCATTCATCATCAAAGAACTCATACGGGAGAGAAACCATATAAATGTAGTGAATGTGGAAAGTGCTTCCGCCAGAAGACAAATCTTATTGTacatcagagaactcacacaggTGAGAAACCCTATGTTTGTAATGAATGTGGTAAGTCTTTCAGTTATAAGAGAAACCTCATTGTCCATCAAAGAACTCACAAGGGAGAAAACATTGAAATGCAATAA
- the ZNF567 gene encoding zinc finger protein 567 isoform X3 — MGSSPNAKGSVSFNDVTVDFTQEEWQHLDHAQKTLYMDVMLENYCHLISVGCHMTKPDVILKLERGEEPWTSFSGHTCLEENWKAEDFLVKFKEHQEKYSRSVVSINHKKLVKEKSKIYEKTFTLGKSPVNSKNLPPEYDTHGRILKNVSELIISNLNPARKRLSEYNGYGKSLLSTKQETTHPEVKSHNQSDRAFSHNEVLMQYQKTETPAQSFGYNDCEKSFLKRGGLMTHNRPYRGENPSVYNKKRRATNIEKKHTCSECGKSFCRKSVLILHQGIHSEEKPYQCHQCGNAFRRKSYLIDHQRTHTGEKPFVCNECGKSFRLKTALTDHQRTHTGEKSYECLQCRNAFRLKSHLIRHQRTHTGEKPYECNDCGKSFRQKTTLSLHQRIHTGEKPYICKECGKSFHQKANLTVHQRTHTGEKPYICNECGKSFSQKTTLALHEKTHNEEKPYICSECGKSFRQKTTLVAHQRTHTGEKSYECPHCGKAFRMKSYLIDHHRTHTGEKPYECNECGKSFSQKTNLNLHQRIHTGEKPYICNECGKSFRQKATLTVHQKIHTGQKSYECPQCGKAFSRKSYLIHHQRTHTGEKPYKCSECGKCFRQKTNLIVHQRTHTGGEDGLTGCLS; from the exons ATGGGGTCTTCACCTAATGCTAAG GGATCAGTGTCATTCAATGATGTGACTGTGGACTTCACTCAGGAGGAGTGGCAGCACCTGGATCATGCTCAGAAGACTCTATATATGGATGTGATGTTGGAAAACTATTGCCACCTCATCTCTGTGG GGTGTCACATGACCAAACCTGATGTGATCCTCAAGTTAGAACGAGGAGAAGAGCCATGGACATCATTTTCAGGTCATACCTGCTTGG aagaaaactgGAAAGCTGAAGACTTTTTAGTAAAATTCAAGGAACACCAAGAGAAGTATTCTAGATCAGTTGTAAGCATCAACCACAAAAAACTCGTgaaggagaaaagtaaaatatatgaaaagacattTACTCTAGGCAAAAGCCCTGTTAATTCAAAAAATCTACCTCCTGAATATGATACTCATGGAaggattttgaaaaatgtttcagaattaaTCATCAGTAATCTAAATCCTGCAAGAAAGAGACTTAGTGAGTATAATGGATATGGGAAATCACTCCTGAGTACTAAACAAGAGACTACTCATCCTGAAGTCAAATCCCATAATCAAAGTGACAGGGCTTTCAGTCATAATGAAGTTCTTATGCAgtatcagaaaacagaaactccAGCACAGTCATTTGGATATAATGACTGTGAAAAATCATTCCTTAAAAGGGGAGGCCTGATGACACATAATAGAccttacagaggagaaaacccatctgtatataataaaaagagaagagcaaCCAATATTGAAAAAAAACATACATGCAGTGAATGTGGTAAATCCTTCTGCAGGAAATCAGTATTGATTCTGCATCAGGGAATTCACTCAGAAGAAAAACCCTATCAATGTCATCAATGTGGAAATGCATTTAGAAGGAAATCATATCTCATTGATCATCAGAGGACTCACACAGGTGAGAAACCCTTTGTTTGCAATGAATGTGGTAAGTCCTTCCGCCTAAAGACAGCcctcactgatcatcagagaacaCACACAGGGGAGAAATCATATGAATGTCTGCAATGTAGGAATGCCTTCAGATTGAAGTCACACCTCATTCGTCATCAGAGAACTCACACGGGAGAGAAACCATATGAGTGTAATGACTGTGGGAAGTCCTTCCGCCAGAAGACCACACTCTCTctacatcagagaattcatacaggTGAGAAACCCTATATttgtaaagaatgtgggaagtCCTTTCACCAGAAGGCAAATCTTACTGTACACCAGAGAACTCATACAGGGGAAAAGCCCTACATttgtaatgaatgtgggaaatcctTCTCCCAGAAGACAACCCTTGCTCTTCATGAGAAAACCCATAATGAGGAGAAACCCTATATTTGTAGTGAATGTGGAAAGTCCTTCCGCCAGAAGACAACCCTTGTGGCACATCAGAGAACACATACAGGGGAGAAATCTTACGAATGTCCTCACTGTGGGAAGGCCTTTAGAATGAAGTCATACCTCATTGATCATCACCGaactcacacaggagagaaaccatatgaatgtaatgaatgtggtaAATCATTCAGTCAAAAGACAAATCTCAATctacatcagagaattcatacggGAGAGAAACCCTATATTTGTAATGAATGTGGGAAGTCCTTTCGCCAGAAAGCAACCCTCACTGTACATCAGAAAATACATACAGGCCAGAAATCCTATGAATGTCCtcagtgtgggaaagcctttagcAGGAAGTCATATCTCATTCATCATCAAAGAACTCATACGGGAGAGAAACCATATAAATGTAGTGAATGTGGAAAGTGCTTCCGCCAGAAGACAAATCTTATTGTacatcagagaactcacacag